The window CGAAGCCATCCATAGCACTTTTGAAATTAAATCTTTTTGAATTTGCAATGGAATTATTAATGACTTCCTTCTTTTCATCTTCAGGAAGCGTAAGGATATTTTCTACAACTTCCGCCGCGTTTGCAGCCCATTGTTGCGCATTATCTGGATCTCTTAAAGGAATTAAAAATCCGGCAGAGCCAACAACTTCCGTCATAGGTGCCGCATTACTAGTAATTACTGGGCAACCAGATGCCATTGCTTCGGCGCTTGGCCATCCAAATCCTTCTGCATAAGATGGAAATAGAAAAAGTGATGCTCCAGCATATACCAGCCTTACTAAACTATCTTCCAATCCTTCAACAAAGTGAATATCCGCTTTAAACGGAGAATTATTATAAATCTCCTGAATACTTTCGTTTGGCTCAGGACCGATTAAAAGCAAGGGTAATTTTTGCTGAGATTTTGTTCTCCAAGCGTTGTAAATTTCTATTACACCTTCTCGGTTTTTATACCAATGATTTCCACCAACGTGTAGTAAGTATCCAGAACTTACATCGAAACCTAGTTTTATTGAAATAACGTTTCTAACTTTTTTATGATTCTGAGGTTTATAACCATCATCCAAACCTAAATAAATCATATAAGTATTTGATTTACTGTTCGGCATTAAAAGTTTTAAATCCTGCTCAGTTTTGTTCGAACTGGTAATAAAATGTTTACCTTTTAAATAACCAGTTCTAATGTATCGTTGATAAATTTTCCCGGTTAAACCAATTCCTTGTCCTTCTATTTTGCCCATTGCAGCCCATTGTGCTAAAAAATCGTGACAATGCATTACATGATTTCGTTTGTGTACTAGAGGAATCCAAGGCCCTTGCGCTTGATCTGTAAATACAAAAATGGTATCCTGATCGCAATTTTTTAGTTGCTTTCTAACCTGAATCGGAAATAAAATATATTGATCAATATACCCCATCCATTTTTTAACTGCACCTTTAACCGGTAAATTAAAGAACTTCGACTCAGGTGCCCAAACCGAAATATTGTGCCCTCTTTCTGTCATTCCAGCAACTAACATATTAGTGAAACGAGGCATACTAGAAAATTTTGGTCTCCTATCACTGCCAAAGAAATCAGGATTAGAGAAAAATACAATGTTCATTATTGCTTAAATTATATGATTTTGGTTAATTAAGAGACGAGTTTAAGCTGCTGTAATAACGATGCTGCGGTAGCTTGGATAGAATAATTTGTAGTTAATTTTTCACTAGCCCATTCAAAACTTCTTCTATACTTAGCTAAATCCGTTATGGTGTGTGCTAAATCAACAGCGCTTTCTTCTTTAAAAACCCTGAATCTTTCCCAGGTAGAGAAATCTTTGCTACAACCTACAGCATCACTAACTACAACAGCACAACCAGCTTGCATAGCCTCATTTGCAACAAGACCCCAAGTTTCGCCCATTTTTCTTGAGGGTAAAACCATGATATCCATAGCTAAATAATGTGGAACTAATTGTGATTGATTTACAAAACCAGCAAAGTATGTTTTAATGCCATATTCTTGCAGTGCGTTTTGGGCTAATTCTTCCAAACTGGATTGAAGTTCTCCGCTACCCATAAAATATAAATGAACTCTACTTCTAACCTTCGGAGGAAGATTTTTAAGCATTTTAAATAAAATATCAGGGTTTTTCTTTTCGATAAATTTACCTGAAAACCCTATTACCAAAGCGTGGGCATCAATTTTAGCGAAAAAACGAGCACTATTTCTAATCTGACGTTTTTTATCTAAATCCATTAAGGAAAACTTATCATCAGTACAATAACGAGCTGGTTTAAGCAGTTCGGGCTTTACATTATGTTTTAGGTAATGTGTTTTATTTAGCTCGCCTATAAAAAAAACCTGATCTAAAAAAGTATATGCTGCTTTGTAAATAACTGATCTTATTATACTTTTAAACTTTGAACGATGTAAGGCATAATCTTGAGTTTCGCACCTTAACCAAACTGGAATATTATTTCTTTTTGCAGCAAAATAAGCTATTAAATCAAAGCGATAATTTAAACCTGTAAGCAAAACTGCTGCTGGTTTATTTTTACTTATATATTCAGCAACTCCTTTTCCTGTTAATGAACTCCATCCTTCTAAGGGTATGCCTTTTGTACAATTAAGAATTGAATGTGAATAACCACTTAGCATTGGAATATCCCAGGCAAAACTTTTTCCAAATTCAGTATCTACCCTTCCTTGTACCGAGCAGTCTGATGCATAAACAACATGTACCGAACCCGGAGATTCCTTCTCCATTGTTTGCCAAATTGGTACTCGATATTGCACCGGATGCGTATCAAAAACAAGTATATTCTTATCCATATTGAAGAGCTGTTTGATTTAATTTTAATTCAGAAATTATTTTATCGCTTAATCTAATTGCAAGTGCAATACTGGTCATTGTTGGATTTGAGAAACTTGATGTTGGAAAAACGGCTGCACTGGAAACATAAAGATTATCAATTCCAAAAACTTTACAATCACTATCTACAACACCTCTACTTGGTGTATTGGCCATCCTTAAACCACCACATTGATGAAACGTATCAACTATATAAGCGCTGGTTTCTTTTTCGCCATTTAAAACCCATGGTTCTAATAAAACTTTTCCGAAGCCACTTTTTTCAAATTCTTCTTGTATTAATTTAGCGGTATCCCTAATTGTTTTCAACGTTAACTTTGAAATATTCCAATGAAGTTTTACCCTCCGCATTCCTAAATTATCTTTAACTAAGGCCAGCTTGATTTTACTTTCAAAGTCTGGTTCTTGTTCACTGTGAATTTCTAACCAGATGTTTCCATTTTTTGTAGAGCTTCCTCTATGTAAAACTTTCCATCTAAGTGCTGCCTTCACTACCTGTAAAACCCGTTTTGGCGTAAACAAATATTTAATTTCCTTGTAGCTTGTAGGTTCTCTTTTTTTAATACTATTGATAAATGTTTTTGCAATAGCTAGCGGATCATACTGATTATCGCTATAAATAAACTGTGCAGAAGAGTGTAATAAAGCTTCCTTGTTTGCATACTTCGGATTTAATTTAACCCTAGGGAAATACTTAAAACCACGTAAATAGAATGGATCAAATATATTTTGGAACTTGTTTAAAGATGTTGGAACAATTCGCCCTACAACCGCGGCTGCATGATCTTGAAAGTAACGTCCAACTAAACCTTTCTCATTTCCTAAACCCCTTTTACCAAACTTAGTTGCGCTCATAAACAAGCGAACAGTTTCTATAGTTCCTCCAGCGGCAACAAAGTATTT is drawn from Pedobacter mucosus and contains these coding sequences:
- a CDS encoding glycosyltransferase, which encodes MDKNILVFDTHPVQYRVPIWQTMEKESPGSVHVVYASDCSVQGRVDTEFGKSFAWDIPMLSGYSHSILNCTKGIPLEGWSSLTGKGVAEYISKNKPAAVLLTGLNYRFDLIAYFAAKRNNIPVWLRCETQDYALHRSKFKSIIRSVIYKAAYTFLDQVFFIGELNKTHYLKHNVKPELLKPARYCTDDKFSLMDLDKKRQIRNSARFFAKIDAHALVIGFSGKFIEKKNPDILFKMLKNLPPKVRSRVHLYFMGSGELQSSLEELAQNALQEYGIKTYFAGFVNQSQLVPHYLAMDIMVLPSRKMGETWGLVANEAMQAGCAVVVSDAVGCSKDFSTWERFRVFKEESAVDLAHTITDLAKYRRSFEWASEKLTTNYSIQATAASLLQQLKLVS
- a CDS encoding FAD-dependent oxidoreductase, translating into MYKNFANSDQTEFNADVCIIGAGANGIACALNLIESGLRVILLEGGLQVYDDKAADLHKSQVVGQPHIGIHEARERIVGGTTTKWGGQALPFMKEDFEKRDHINLSGWPICYDDLKPYYKKAEEILGTDSLVPYNYNPWQSRKINKPDFTLNKLELIVTKWCKIPNFAIKHGSKIAQSIEVTLLYNANAVDVIPNYLLNSVSALKIKSLDGKEGFINSKYFVAAGGTIETVRLFMSATKFGKRGLGNEKGLVGRYFQDHAAAVVGRIVPTSLNKFQNIFDPFYLRGFKYFPRVKLNPKYANKEALLHSSAQFIYSDNQYDPLAIAKTFINSIKKREPTSYKEIKYLFTPKRVLQVVKAALRWKVLHRGSSTKNGNIWLEIHSEQEPDFESKIKLALVKDNLGMRRVKLHWNISKLTLKTIRDTAKLIQEEFEKSGFGKVLLEPWVLNGEKETSAYIVDTFHQCGGLRMANTPSRGVVDSDCKVFGIDNLYVSSAAVFPTSSFSNPTMTSIALAIRLSDKIISELKLNQTALQYG
- a CDS encoding glycosyltransferase is translated as MNIVFFSNPDFFGSDRRPKFSSMPRFTNMLVAGMTERGHNISVWAPESKFFNLPVKGAVKKWMGYIDQYILFPIQVRKQLKNCDQDTIFVFTDQAQGPWIPLVHKRNHVMHCHDFLAQWAAMGKIEGQGIGLTGKIYQRYIRTGYLKGKHFITSSNKTEQDLKLLMPNSKSNTYMIYLGLDDGYKPQNHKKVRNVISIKLGFDVSSGYLLHVGGNHWYKNREGVIEIYNAWRTKSQQKLPLLLIGPEPNESIQEIYNNSPFKADIHFVEGLEDSLVRLVYAGASLFLFPSYAEGFGWPSAEAMASGCPVITSNAAPMTEVVGSAGFLIPLRDPDNAQQWAANAAEVVENILTLPEDEKKEVINNSIANSKRFNFKSAMDGFEDIYKNIVNPSVAGYQSIN